One Carassius carassius chromosome 20, fCarCar2.1, whole genome shotgun sequence DNA segment encodes these proteins:
- the LOC132096575 gene encoding F-box/LRR-repeat protein 7-like yields the protein MGANNGKQSGSEGKGSSSISSDLSSSTDQTSTKAPKNAATSEDSDLSMRTVSTPSPALILPPRSSPGVLNGSSTSSSTFGTETIAMVHTPPTSLTHPQRSLRQPRDQQGAPIDILPDHAFLQIFTHLPTNQLCRCARVCRRWYNLAWDPHLWRTIRLTGDVLHVDRALRVLTRRLCQDTPNVCLTLETVVVSGCRRLTDRGLYTVAQCCPELRRLEVASCYNVSNEAVFEVVSRCPNLEHLDVSGCSKVTCISLTRDVSFKLSPLHGQQISIRYLDMTDCFALEDEGLHTIAAHCTQLTHLYLRRCVRLTDEGLRFLVIYCPSVRELSVSDCRFISDFGLREIAKLEGRLRYLSIAHCGRITDVGVRYIAKYCNRLRYLNARGCEGLTDHGVEHLAKNCLKLKSLDIGKCPLVSDAGLEQLALNSFNLKRLSLKSCESITGRGLQVVAANCFDLQLLNVQDCDVPLEALHFVKRHCKCCVIEHTNPAFF from the exons ACTCGGACCTTAGTATGCGAACAGTGAGTACGCCAAGTCCGGCTCTGATTTTGCCGCCTCGTTCATCTCCAGGCGTGCTTAATGGCTCCTCCACGTCTTCCTCCACGTTCGGCACGGAAACCATCGCCATGGTCCACACGCCGCCCACTTCTCTCACCCATCCGCAAAGGAGCCTGCGACAGCCGAGGGACCAGCAGGGGGCGCCCATCGACATCCTTCCTGACCATGCTTTCCTGCAGATCTTCACCCATTTGCCCACCAACCAGCTGTGTCGGTGCGCCCGTGTTTGCCGCCGCTGGTACAACTTGGCCTGGGACCCGCACTTATGGAGGACTATTCGTCTGACTGGAGACGTGCTACATGTGGACCGTGCGCTTCGGGTTCTCACTCGCAGACTGTGCCAGGACACCCCCAATGTGTGTCTCACCCTGGAGACGGTGGTAGTCAGCGGCTGTCGGAGGTTAACCGATCGAGGACTGTACACGGTGGCACAGTGCTGCCCAGAACTGCGTCGCTTAGAGGTGGCCAGCTGTTACAACGTGTCCAATGAAGCCGTGTTTGAGGTGGTGTCACGCTGCCCCAACCTGGAACACTTGGATGTTTCAG GGTGCTCTAAGGTGACCTGCATCAGCCTGACACGGGACGTGTCCTTCAAACTCTCCCCTCTTCATGGGCAGCAGATCTCCATCCGCTATCTTGACATGACTGACTGTTTTGCTCTGGAAGACGAAGGCCTGCACACCATTGCTGCCCACTGCACTCAGCTCACCCACCTCTACCTGCGGCGCTGTGTGCGCCTGACCGACGAAGGCCTGCGCTTCTTAGTCATCTACTGCCCGTCCGTTCGGGAGCTCAGTGTCAGTGACTGTCGCTTCATCAGTGACTTTGGCCTGCGGGAGATTGCCAAACTAGAGGGCCGCTTGCGCTATCTCAGCATAGCGCACTGCGGCCGCATCACAGACGTAGGCGTGCGCTACATAGCCAAATACTGCAACAGACTGCGTTACCTGAACGCTCGTGGCTGCGAGGGGCTGACAGACCACGGCGTCGAGCACCTTGCCAAGAACTGCCTCAAGCTCAAGTCCCTGGACATCGGGAAGTGCCCACTTGTGTCGGACGCCGGCCTGGAGCAACTTGCACTAAACTCGTTCAACCTGAAGAGACTGAGTCTGAAGTCGTGCGAGAGCATCACGGGCCGCGGGCTGCAGGTGGTGGCAGCCAACTGCTTCGACCTTCAGCTGCTGAATGTACAGGACTGTGACGTGCCACTGGAGGCGCTGCACTTTGTCAAGCGTCACTGTAAATGCTGCGTCATTGAACACACCAATCCGGCCTTTTTCTGA